The Terracoccus luteus genome includes a region encoding these proteins:
- the rpsG gene encoding 30S ribosomal protein S7, with the protein MPRKGPAPKRALVVDPVYSSPLVTQLVNKILLDGKKSIAETIVYGALEGVRAKTGTDPVASLKRALDNVKPAMEVKSRRVGGATYQVPIEVKPNRSTTLALRWLVGYSRQRREKTMTERLMNEILDASNGLGAAVKRREDTHKMAESNKAFAHYRW; encoded by the coding sequence ATGCCTCGTAAGGGACCCGCTCCGAAGCGCGCGCTCGTCGTCGACCCGGTCTACAGCAGCCCGCTGGTCACGCAGCTCGTCAACAAGATCCTGCTCGACGGCAAGAAGTCGATCGCCGAGACCATCGTCTACGGCGCCCTCGAGGGCGTCCGCGCGAAGACCGGCACCGACCCCGTCGCCTCGCTGAAGCGTGCGCTCGACAACGTCAAGCCGGCCATGGAGGTCAAGAGCCGCCGCGTCGGTGGCGCGACCTACCAGGTGCCGATCGAGGTCAAGCCGAACCGCTCGACGACCCTCGCGCTGCGCTGGCTCGTCGGCTACTCGCGGCAGCGTCGCGAGAAGACGATGACCGAGCGCCTCATGAACGAGATCCTCGACGCGAGCAACGGCCTCGGTGCCGCGGTCAAGCGCCGTGAGGACACCCACAAGATGGCCGAGTCGAACAAGGCCTTCGCGCACTACCGCTGGTGA
- the rpsL gene encoding 30S ribosomal protein S12, with amino-acid sequence MPTINQLVRKGRQDKATKAKTPALKGSPQRRGVCTRVYTTTPKKPNSALRKVARVRLSSGMEVTAYIPGVGHNLQEHSIVLVRGGRVKDLPGVRYKIVRGTLDTQGVKNRKQARSLYGAKKEKR; translated from the coding sequence TTGCCTACCATCAACCAGCTGGTCCGCAAGGGCCGCCAGGACAAGGCCACGAAGGCCAAGACCCCGGCGCTCAAGGGTTCGCCCCAGCGCCGCGGCGTGTGCACCCGCGTGTACACCACCACCCCCAAGAAGCCGAACTCGGCGCTGCGCAAGGTCGCCCGCGTGCGCCTGTCCAGCGGCATGGAGGTCACGGCCTACATCCCCGGCGTCGGCCACAACCTGCAGGAGCACTCGATCGTGCTCGTGCGTGGCGGTCGTGTGAAGGACCTCCCGGGTGTCCGCTACAAGATCGTCCGCGGCACGCTCGACACGCAGGGCGTGAAGAACCGCAAGCAGGCCCGCAGCCTGTACGGCGCCAAGAAGGAGAAGCGCTGA
- a CDS encoding M14 family zinc carboxypeptidase, translated as MPTPEPPPSSTPSAPRTSRRSLARRTLTIASAVAVTAALTLGTGGAPGQSGGNTTASGSAFVAATDAPKVDVPTPAEFFGFAMGTEGKLAEFDRIKAYLSDLATASPEVDYEVVGTTTEGEEFPVVRLGSEANLARLPQILDINARLADPARMTQEAAAAGMSRDDYARDLAKQSVPVYYMEAGIHSTEVMNTQAVVDVVHRFATERSDYTEKVLGSMIVLVVPSQNPDGTNKINNYFNATTGTDFARIYPDLYQKYVGHDNNRDWFMFTQAESKIRLGLEQKYRPVVQHYMHGAGTTSPRIWSPPWDEPMSPVLDPLTVSSANAIGQEANRDLIAGGKKGAATDDAYGIMWNADVMGYSTFQGTTTWLTEIASLGPNLWLNYTADSILPPAKATLRAPLAYDSNTWTPAQTVEYAKTAAYSGLETVAGNPQEWLYRNAYQVNANSESYEGGPYAYVVSANQRDPYALYDMMKIFETGKVRIEASTAAFTADGVRYPKGSYVLRTNQPLGRWVDQLLRVDVYPDNARKCSTCPLILPYSETTDNLGLLMGVSVASVEDEFTAPTTAVTQITPAAPVFPTEAQAAAAYVVSPTSYGLGKVITRLEDAGVPMYRASARVPVLGRTLPPGALLVPASADGARAALQAASAETGLPVYGLAAAPQVRGIKLEATTRVGLVRGANNMPGGWLRWMMEQYGVDVQVIEADDYADLAGQFDTVVLAPGISATSITTGLDPARYPEEFHWARGVPDGPAKLKAFVEGGGNLVALGSSSLTAASAMSLPVTNVTPTDRNTFTAPGALLAQTFDTKVPAAWGMPSSWPVWFNNDPAFTVTGDAQVASRYPDQDDLLVSGYARGSEAIGGAANIATFTVGKGQATIAGGHITFRTWPRAAWTVVTNAVYNGAATPVTARQMQEALR; from the coding sequence GTGCCCACCCCCGAACCACCACCCAGCAGCACCCCGAGCGCCCCCCGCACCTCACGCCGCTCGCTCGCCCGCCGCACGCTCACCATCGCCTCGGCCGTCGCGGTCACCGCCGCGCTCACCCTCGGCACCGGGGGCGCCCCCGGCCAGAGCGGCGGGAACACCACGGCATCCGGCAGCGCCTTCGTCGCGGCCACCGACGCGCCCAAGGTCGACGTGCCCACGCCCGCCGAGTTCTTCGGCTTCGCCATGGGCACCGAGGGCAAGCTGGCCGAGTTCGACCGCATCAAGGCCTACCTCAGCGACCTCGCCACGGCCTCCCCCGAGGTCGACTACGAGGTCGTCGGCACGACGACGGAGGGCGAGGAGTTCCCCGTCGTGCGGCTCGGCAGCGAGGCCAACCTCGCGCGGCTGCCGCAGATCCTCGACATCAACGCCCGCCTCGCCGACCCCGCCCGCATGACGCAGGAGGCGGCGGCCGCCGGCATGTCGCGCGACGACTACGCCCGCGACCTCGCGAAGCAGAGCGTGCCGGTCTACTACATGGAGGCCGGCATCCACTCGACCGAGGTGATGAACACCCAGGCCGTCGTCGACGTCGTGCACCGCTTCGCCACCGAGCGCTCGGACTACACCGAGAAGGTGCTCGGCTCGATGATCGTGCTCGTCGTGCCCTCGCAGAACCCCGACGGCACGAACAAGATCAACAACTACTTCAACGCGACGACGGGCACCGACTTCGCGCGCATCTACCCCGACCTTTACCAGAAGTACGTCGGGCACGACAACAACCGCGACTGGTTCATGTTCACCCAGGCGGAGTCGAAGATCCGCCTCGGCCTCGAGCAGAAGTACCGCCCCGTCGTGCAGCACTACATGCACGGCGCCGGCACGACCAGCCCCCGCATCTGGTCGCCCCCGTGGGACGAGCCGATGAGCCCGGTGCTCGACCCGCTCACCGTCAGCTCGGCCAACGCCATCGGCCAGGAGGCCAACCGCGACCTCATCGCGGGCGGCAAGAAGGGCGCTGCCACCGACGACGCCTACGGCATCATGTGGAACGCCGACGTCATGGGCTACAGCACCTTCCAGGGCACGACGACGTGGCTCACGGAGATCGCCAGCCTCGGCCCGAACCTCTGGCTGAACTACACGGCCGACAGCATCCTGCCGCCGGCCAAGGCGACGCTGCGTGCCCCGCTCGCCTACGACAGCAACACCTGGACGCCCGCGCAGACCGTCGAGTACGCCAAGACCGCCGCGTACTCGGGCCTCGAGACCGTGGCCGGCAACCCGCAGGAGTGGCTGTACCGCAACGCCTACCAGGTCAACGCGAACAGCGAGAGCTACGAGGGCGGCCCGTACGCCTACGTCGTCTCGGCCAACCAGCGTGACCCCTACGCCCTCTACGACATGATGAAGATCTTCGAGACGGGCAAGGTGCGCATCGAGGCCTCGACCGCGGCGTTCACCGCCGATGGAGTGCGCTACCCCAAGGGCAGCTACGTCCTGCGCACCAACCAGCCGCTCGGCCGCTGGGTCGACCAGCTGCTGCGCGTCGACGTCTACCCGGACAACGCGCGCAAGTGCAGCACGTGCCCGCTGATCCTCCCGTACAGCGAGACCACCGACAACCTCGGTCTGCTCATGGGCGTCTCGGTCGCGTCGGTGGAGGACGAGTTCACCGCCCCCACCACCGCGGTCACGCAGATCACGCCCGCCGCCCCCGTCTTCCCGACCGAGGCGCAGGCGGCCGCCGCCTACGTCGTCAGCCCGACGTCGTACGGCCTCGGCAAGGTCATCACGAGGCTCGAGGATGCCGGTGTGCCGATGTACCGCGCGTCGGCGCGGGTCCCCGTGCTCGGCCGTACCCTGCCGCCCGGCGCGCTGCTCGTGCCCGCGAGCGCCGACGGCGCCCGTGCGGCGCTGCAGGCCGCGAGCGCCGAGACCGGGCTGCCGGTCTACGGTCTCGCCGCCGCCCCGCAGGTGCGCGGCATCAAGCTCGAGGCGACGACCCGCGTCGGCCTCGTGCGCGGCGCGAACAACATGCCCGGCGGCTGGCTGCGCTGGATGATGGAGCAGTACGGCGTCGACGTGCAGGTCATCGAGGCCGACGACTACGCCGACCTCGCCGGCCAGTTCGACACCGTCGTGCTCGCCCCCGGCATCTCGGCGACGTCGATCACGACGGGCCTGGACCCGGCGCGCTACCCGGAGGAGTTCCACTGGGCCCGTGGTGTGCCCGACGGCCCGGCGAAGCTCAAGGCGTTCGTCGAGGGCGGCGGCAACCTCGTCGCGCTCGGCAGCTCGTCGCTGACGGCCGCCTCGGCGATGTCGCTGCCGGTCACCAACGTCACGCCGACCGACCGCAACACCTTCACGGCGCCCGGCGCCCTGCTCGCGCAGACGTTCGACACGAAGGTGCCGGCCGCGTGGGGGATGCCGTCGTCGTGGCCGGTGTGGTTCAACAACGACCCGGCGTTCACCGTCACCGGCGACGCGCAGGTGGCCTCGCGCTACCCCGACCAGGACGACCTGCTCGTCAGCGGCTACGCCCGCGGCAGCGAGGCCATCGGGGGAGCGGCGAACATCGCCACCTTCACGGTCGGCAAGGGCCAGGCGACGATCGCCGGCGGCCACATCACCTTCCGCACCTGGCCGCGGGCCGCGTGGACCGTCGTGACGAACGCCGTCTACAACGGCGCCGCCACCCCGGTCACCGCCCGTCAGATGCAGGAGGCCCTGCGCTGA
- a CDS encoding Lrp/AsnC family transcriptional regulator, with the protein MSRIDAVDRQILTELVGDARVSMRDLAARVHVSRANAYARVRRLIDDGVIERFTAQVAPEEVGLGTTAYVSMRIQQNSWQAVADHLSGVPGVEHIALCSGDFDVVALVRTRDTSHLRDLVLEDIRAVPGVVTTRTVVVLDEVRPVFGVGGAATAMANGAEPAPGS; encoded by the coding sequence GTGTCGCGCATCGACGCCGTGGACCGGCAGATCCTGACCGAGCTCGTGGGCGACGCGCGCGTGTCGATGCGCGACCTCGCGGCGCGGGTGCACGTGTCGCGGGCCAACGCCTACGCCCGGGTGCGGCGACTGATCGACGACGGCGTCATCGAGCGCTTCACGGCGCAGGTCGCGCCCGAGGAGGTCGGGCTCGGCACGACGGCGTACGTGTCGATGCGCATCCAGCAGAACTCGTGGCAGGCCGTGGCCGACCACCTGTCGGGGGTCCCGGGTGTCGAACACATCGCGCTCTGCTCGGGCGACTTCGACGTCGTGGCGCTGGTGCGCACCCGCGACACGAGCCACCTGCGCGACCTCGTGCTCGAGGACATCCGCGCGGTGCCGGGCGTCGTGACGACGCGGACGGTCGTCGTGCTCGACGAGGTGCGGCCGGTGTTCGGTGTGGGTGGGGCGGCCACTGCTATGGCTAACGGAGCGGAGCCCGCGCCCGGCTCGTGA
- a CDS encoding HEPN domain-containing protein, whose translation MSTIDQFELGVSEVRLLLGLTSEHVEEDLPTVEQNNAVYRASVVLLVSHFESFLKAIAEDFVDLLDSGTLESRQIPNGLRELHTIPRLNEIVESNDAAQRATLLRKLTPLMALWNDSAKPPPGTLKSATLSREVTNAYGLTIDRLFVLMGSKGNVCDGDIDVPDADGETLPVNIRLSLTDVVKCRNDISHGDLSRRPTVSDVNRYIAFLSAMSKRLDRKAEALRRTVQPEVELVAECAPT comes from the coding sequence ATGAGTACGATCGATCAATTCGAGCTCGGCGTGTCCGAAGTCCGACTGCTTCTTGGGCTCACCTCTGAGCATGTCGAGGAGGATTTGCCAACTGTCGAGCAAAACAATGCTGTCTATCGGGCGAGCGTTGTGCTGCTCGTCAGCCATTTCGAAAGCTTCCTCAAGGCAATTGCTGAGGACTTCGTAGACCTACTTGATTCAGGGACTTTGGAATCTCGCCAAATCCCCAATGGCCTACGAGAGCTCCACACAATCCCGCGCTTGAATGAAATTGTGGAAAGCAATGATGCGGCGCAACGGGCGACGCTTCTGCGCAAGCTAACGCCGCTAATGGCGCTATGGAACGATTCTGCCAAGCCTCCTCCAGGGACTCTGAAGTCGGCAACGCTGTCCCGCGAGGTCACGAATGCATATGGCCTGACCATTGACCGACTGTTCGTCCTCATGGGTAGCAAAGGCAATGTGTGTGATGGTGACATTGACGTTCCTGATGCCGACGGTGAGACGCTGCCCGTCAACATCAGACTCAGCCTGACCGACGTAGTCAAGTGCCGTAACGACATTTCGCACGGCGACTTGTCGCGGCGGCCCACTGTGTCTGACGTCAACCGCTACATCGCCTTTTTGTCGGCCATGAGTAAGCGACTCGATCGCAAGGCTGAAGCCCTACGGCGTACGGTTCAGCCAGAGGTTGAGTTAGTCGCCGAATGCGCGCCCACGTAG
- a CDS encoding DUF262 domain-containing protein, with protein MTSEAYVDVEAEDDEAEDYEPSKEQAEALDLSADERKLVTQPYDLGVKSISTDIQNGRIKLSIEYQRKYVWDSGKASRLIESLLLNVPIPVCYFAEDENGSYEVIDGLQRLTTIKNYLEGHFALSGLSVLSELDGKKFSELAPRDQRRLENRTIRCIVITEDSNPDIKFDVFERLNTGAATLTAQELRNSVYRGSFNDALKVLATKGYFIDLLGTSSNRRMDFEELILRFFSLTEGLQAYKPPLRQFLNTYMRTNRSLTPEGRLETLFEHTCRTVHDVLGSAPFRVPGSKNVVNKAMFDAFMVPFAFAELDGIDEAKKAELRGLVQDIVGEEEFRTAIGRATADRQRMLYRVGVVADRLRSSGVRVNLPEGLGLPDSPSAKS; from the coding sequence GTGACATCCGAAGCCTACGTGGATGTGGAGGCGGAAGATGACGAGGCGGAAGACTATGAGCCGTCGAAAGAACAGGCCGAGGCGCTAGATCTTTCTGCGGATGAGCGCAAACTGGTGACGCAGCCCTATGACTTGGGCGTGAAGAGTATCAGCACGGATATTCAGAACGGTCGAATCAAGCTCAGTATCGAATATCAACGCAAGTATGTTTGGGACTCTGGGAAGGCCAGTCGGCTGATTGAGTCCCTTTTGCTCAACGTGCCGATTCCTGTTTGCTACTTCGCCGAAGATGAAAATGGCAGTTATGAAGTCATCGACGGATTGCAGCGCCTCACCACGATCAAGAACTACCTGGAAGGCCACTTCGCGCTGAGTGGCCTTTCGGTGCTCTCAGAACTCGACGGGAAGAAGTTTTCGGAGCTTGCTCCACGCGACCAGCGGCGTCTGGAGAATCGAACCATTCGCTGTATCGTGATCACCGAAGACAGCAATCCCGACATCAAGTTTGACGTCTTCGAGCGCCTCAATACGGGCGCCGCGACGCTGACGGCGCAAGAGCTTAGGAACTCCGTATATCGCGGCTCGTTCAATGACGCGCTCAAGGTTCTTGCAACCAAGGGATACTTCATTGACCTTCTTGGCACCTCGAGCAATAGGCGAATGGACTTCGAAGAGCTTATTCTCAGGTTCTTCTCACTGACGGAGGGGCTTCAGGCATATAAGCCCCCTCTGCGCCAGTTTCTCAACACGTATATGCGAACCAACCGAAGTCTGACTCCTGAAGGCAGACTAGAGACGCTCTTCGAGCACACGTGTAGAACCGTTCATGATGTCCTTGGGAGCGCCCCCTTCCGAGTCCCAGGCTCAAAGAACGTGGTCAATAAGGCGATGTTCGACGCCTTCATGGTGCCCTTCGCCTTTGCCGAGCTCGACGGGATCGATGAGGCCAAGAAGGCTGAGCTGCGAGGCTTGGTGCAGGACATCGTGGGCGAGGAGGAATTCCGAACAGCCATCGGGAGAGCCACGGCGGATCGCCAACGGATGCTCTACCGGGTTGGGGTTGTCGCGGATCGCCTCCGCTCAAGCGGCGTACGGGTCAACCTGCCAGAGGGTCTCGGCCTACCCGATTCACCTAGCGCCAAATCTTGA
- a CDS encoding type II secretion system F family protein, with product MTGLATEWSWTGAVLGIVLLAGLSLIVAGLPARRRPTLDDRLEPYLRDTPRPSSLLASAAPARGPFGFGELLAPYVARVGSVIERVLGGAPSVVRRQLRAGRAADVERFRAEQVLWGTLGGLAGLVTTGLVAVSRQRLSVPVLVLTTLICVGLGVVLRDNALSVSARRREVRMLNEFPTIAELLALAVSAGEGATGALERVCRLSHGELSGELRRCLADARAGANLPTALQGLADRTGLMSLSRFVDGIVVAVARVTVSTITEIPCSKQTTRAARRLPLRSSESVACVHASETKQALVV from the coding sequence ATGACCGGCCTGGCGACCGAGTGGTCGTGGACCGGCGCGGTGCTGGGCATCGTCCTGCTCGCGGGCCTGTCGCTGATCGTCGCCGGGCTGCCGGCCCGCAGACGTCCGACCCTCGACGACCGCCTCGAGCCCTACCTGCGCGACACCCCGAGGCCGTCGTCGCTGCTCGCGTCGGCGGCACCCGCCCGCGGACCCTTCGGCTTCGGCGAGCTGCTCGCGCCGTATGTCGCCCGTGTGGGCTCCGTCATCGAGCGGGTGCTCGGCGGCGCGCCGTCCGTCGTGAGACGGCAGCTGCGGGCAGGCCGGGCGGCCGACGTCGAGCGCTTCCGGGCCGAGCAGGTGCTGTGGGGGACGCTCGGCGGTCTCGCGGGGCTCGTCACCACCGGCCTCGTCGCGGTCAGCCGGCAACGGCTGTCCGTCCCCGTCCTCGTGCTCACGACCCTCATCTGCGTCGGCCTCGGGGTCGTGCTGCGCGACAACGCGCTGTCGGTCTCGGCGCGGCGGCGCGAGGTGCGCATGCTCAACGAGTTCCCCACCATCGCCGAGCTGCTCGCCCTCGCGGTGAGCGCGGGGGAGGGTGCCACCGGTGCCCTCGAACGGGTCTGTCGGCTCTCGCACGGTGAGCTGTCGGGCGAGCTGCGCCGCTGTCTCGCCGACGCCCGCGCCGGGGCCAACCTGCCGACCGCGCTGCAGGGTCTGGCCGACCGCACGGGCCTGATGAGCCTGAGCCGCTTCGTCGACGGCATCGTCGTCGCCGTCGCACGTGTCACGGTGAGCACAATCACAGAGATTCCTTGCTCGAAGCAGACCACGCGGGCGGCTCGCCGCCTTCCGCTCAGATCGTCTGAGTCAGTCGCTTGTGTCCATGCCTCCGAGACGAAGCAAGCATTGGTAGTTTGA
- a CDS encoding type II secretion system F family protein yields MSSPLAVGLLLGAGVFCIYWSFWPTDPGVGRGRQRSRFASELQDHLPQAGYPSVTPVNVLVGSVVLFLLVLALGVVLTRVLPVALCFAVMSGAVPISLVRMRARDRRNKMRDLWPDAVDNITSGVRAGLALPEALSQLSVHGPVELRPAFVAFAEDYRATGRFHDCLDRLKERLSDPVADRMVESLRIAREVGGSDLGRLLRTLSTFLREDAHTRAELETRQGWTVNAARLAVAAPWLVLAMLALRGESLRAYSAPTGWLILAIGAALSVLAYRVMVWVGRLPDEERVLR; encoded by the coding sequence GTGAGCTCGCCGCTCGCCGTCGGTCTGCTGCTCGGCGCCGGCGTCTTCTGCATCTACTGGTCCTTCTGGCCCACCGACCCCGGCGTCGGACGGGGCCGGCAACGCAGCCGGTTCGCGTCCGAGCTGCAGGACCACCTGCCCCAGGCGGGCTACCCGTCCGTCACACCCGTGAACGTCCTCGTGGGCTCGGTCGTCCTCTTCCTGCTCGTCCTCGCCCTCGGCGTGGTGCTGACGAGGGTCCTGCCCGTCGCCCTGTGCTTCGCGGTCATGTCCGGTGCGGTCCCGATCTCGCTCGTGCGCATGCGCGCCCGTGACCGTCGCAACAAAATGCGCGACCTGTGGCCCGACGCCGTCGACAACATCACCTCCGGCGTCCGGGCCGGTCTGGCCCTGCCGGAGGCGCTGTCGCAGCTGTCGGTGCACGGACCGGTCGAGCTGCGCCCGGCGTTCGTCGCCTTCGCCGAGGACTACCGCGCCACCGGCCGCTTCCACGACTGTCTCGACCGTCTCAAGGAGCGGCTCAGCGACCCGGTCGCCGACCGCATGGTCGAGTCCCTCCGCATCGCCCGTGAGGTCGGTGGCAGCGACCTCGGTCGACTGCTCCGCACGCTCTCGACGTTCCTGCGTGAGGACGCCCACACCCGCGCCGAGCTCGAGACCCGACAGGGCTGGACCGTCAACGCCGCCCGGCTGGCCGTCGCCGCGCCGTGGCTGGTCCTGGCCATGCTCGCCCTGCGGGGTGAGTCGCTGCGCGCCTACTCGGCACCGACGGGTTGGCTCATCCTCGCCATCGGCGCCGCCCTGTCCGTCCTCGCGTACCGGGTGATGGTCTGGGTCGGGCGGCTCCCTGACGAGGAGAGGGTGCTGCGATGA
- a CDS encoding CpaF family protein: MVSTTDAVRHVEGEVRELIRRSGLDPAHDAADVHRLVQDAVQDYDERSLHGGLPALGDPRVAVHAIMAVVAGYGPLQQYFDDPAVEEIWVNSPSQVFVARGGVSELTPTILTADEVRDLVERMLRASGRRVDLSSPFVDATLSDGSRLHVVIPDIARTHWQVNIRKFVVKADHLDDLVRLGSLTRQAASFLGAAVASGLNVLVAGGTQAGKTTLLNCLAAAIPPRERVITCEEVFELKIPLRDVAAMQCRQPSLEGTGEVPLRRLVKEALRMRPSRIIVGEVRQEESLDLLIALNSGVPGMCTVHANSAREAVVKMCTLPLLAGENVSSRFVVPTVAASVDIVVHVALERDGVRRVREIVGVPGRAEGDVIEIADLFVTRGGRLRRADGYPPRREAFERAGYDVTALLTQEDP; this comes from the coding sequence ATGGTGTCGACGACCGATGCCGTGCGCCATGTCGAGGGCGAGGTGCGCGAGCTCATCCGACGGTCCGGGCTCGACCCGGCCCACGACGCGGCCGACGTGCACCGGCTCGTGCAGGACGCGGTGCAGGACTACGACGAACGATCGCTGCACGGCGGTCTGCCCGCGCTGGGGGACCCGCGGGTCGCGGTGCACGCGATCATGGCCGTCGTCGCCGGCTACGGTCCACTGCAGCAGTACTTCGACGACCCGGCGGTCGAGGAGATCTGGGTCAACTCGCCCTCTCAGGTGTTCGTCGCGAGGGGCGGTGTCTCCGAGCTGACGCCGACGATCCTCACCGCCGACGAGGTGCGCGACCTCGTCGAGCGGATGCTGCGGGCGTCGGGCCGGCGGGTCGACCTCAGCTCCCCCTTCGTCGACGCGACGTTGTCCGACGGGTCACGCCTGCACGTCGTCATCCCCGACATCGCGAGGACGCACTGGCAGGTCAATATCCGCAAGTTCGTTGTCAAGGCCGACCATCTCGACGACCTCGTGCGGCTGGGTTCGCTGACGCGACAGGCGGCGTCGTTCCTCGGCGCCGCCGTCGCGAGCGGGCTCAACGTCCTCGTGGCGGGAGGCACCCAGGCAGGGAAGACGACGCTCCTCAACTGCCTGGCCGCCGCGATCCCGCCGCGCGAGCGGGTCATCACGTGCGAGGAGGTGTTCGAGCTCAAGATCCCCCTGCGCGACGTCGCCGCGATGCAGTGCCGGCAGCCGAGCCTGGAGGGAACGGGCGAGGTCCCGCTGCGCCGCCTCGTCAAGGAGGCCCTGCGCATGCGCCCCTCCCGCATCATCGTCGGCGAGGTGCGACAGGAGGAGAGCCTCGACCTGCTCATCGCGTTGAACAGCGGGGTGCCCGGGATGTGCACCGTGCACGCCAACAGCGCCCGCGAGGCGGTCGTAAAGATGTGCACGCTGCCGTTGCTCGCGGGTGAGAACGTGTCGAGCCGCTTCGTCGTCCCGACGGTGGCCGCGTCGGTCGACATCGTGGTCCACGTCGCCCTCGAGCGCGACGGTGTGCGTCGGGTCCGCGAGATCGTCGGCGTCCCCGGCCGGGCCGAGGGCGACGTCATCGAGATCGCCGACCTGTTCGTCACCCGGGGCGGACGGCTGCGGCGAGCCGACGGGTACCCGCCCCGCCGTGAGGCCTTCGAGCGGGCGGGCTACGACGTGACCGCCCTGCTGACGCAGGAGGACCCGTGA